A region of the Gopherus flavomarginatus isolate rGopFla2 chromosome 3, rGopFla2.mat.asm, whole genome shotgun sequence genome:
tactataatacaaataattttataTTAGTTTAATATTGGCATTCTTGTTAACATTACTTACTGTATTTATTGTTTCTATCCTTTGTTTTGGGTAATGAATCCTAGCATAAATAGAGCTCCTCTGTTTTGTTATGCTTTTTGAGGGCTGTTTGTAAACAAAGCGTACAAAAAAGGAATACATAGCTTACACTTCTTTGGACAACTTTTGAGAGTCCACTCTGCCTGAAAACTAACGAACTGAGTGGCCGGGGTAGTGTAGAGAGAAAATTTCCCCAAACCCACAGATACAGATAGTGTACAGTACCTATAGAAGGCGGTCATGACAAACACTATTTGGCATAGAAAATAATTAAGTAACTCTAGTAATTAAGTGGctctgtggcatttcagcagtACCCACACATTTTCAATGTTAACATGACATAAGGAACCTCCAAAACATACATAAATTAAGGTTGTAATTCCACCTTTGAGTTCCAGTGATATTGACAAGGTAGTAGAGCTGCACTCTTGTGGCTTATGTCGTCAACAGAACCCATTAATGGAATTACAGTCTTATTATGTACAGTTGGGGGTACATTATTCCTCAGACAGTCCCTAAATACTGTTACATGATTGACTGCAACATTTCTTCTACCAAACTCAACGCTTGTGCACCCTTAGGAGGAATTCCGTTAATCTCTATGATTTTTTATGCTTCTAGTTGGGGGACggagtggagggagagaagagagctATAAAACTATAACATTAACCatgaaatttgaaatgaaaaatcaaatacatGTTAATAGTTAGCTACAGAGCCAATAAAGTCTGTCGATCTCATCAGGAATATCACTAGATTTAAGTCTATTCCTTACTTATTCACCCTCTGCTCCAAAATACACAACTATATTTGCAGTAATCTTGACAAGTTAACATAATCTTAATGTTCCCAAGGAATATATGCCAAAATATGGTACAGTTTGAAGGGTTTTACATTCCTTTGACTGATAAGAGTTTTGCATTGCTAGCTATAGTATCTTTTTATCTCCAAAATAACAGGAATGCTGGAACATATTCATCCTGACAAAGAATAAATAAACTTCTTATAGCTCAATAAATGGATGTTTGAAAaagaacaggaaaaaataaaattgcctGGAATACAGTACCTATCTCATAAATGCTTTACATATCATTGTATTGAAGCTGAAGACAGAAAAGGCAGCATTCACATAAAGCATTTCTTAAAAATGCCTGCCCAACACCTTAAAAAGAAACAAGAACTTTACACCCCCAATGTGTCATGAGATAATATAACCCACCCACCCATGAGAAGCAGGTGCATGCTACATATTCCCCTTGTAAGTTTCTTTTAAACACCCTCTCTGTTTTGcataacaacattttaaaaacatgttcaTTGTGCACACAACAAAACACAGCCCTTCAAAGAAGCAAACAAAGCAACAAAAATCACACCTCTATGTACCAAGTACCCCTGTTTACACACCCCATGTTTTATGGAATCGGCTCCTAATCCAAAACCACGCTATGTCCCCTAGCATAAAACACTTTGTCACTTCCCACCCCTGATTATTCAAAGCTCATTCATCTGAATGTTTTTGATGTCCCCAGAACATTGTGGATAAAAACAAGGTTCCACTGTACATATTAAAAACTTTAGTTCTTTGCCCCTCATCAAACGCATTGACAGGACTAAGGACCTTTCAGGCTGGATTCCAAATCAAATATTAAGCGGGTGGTTTGAAATGTATTACAAATCGGAAGAGGCCTAAATGGAAAAGGTgtaaaaagctgctttctccaggctagcctcccccctcccctttcctggTGGCTTCTTACTGAGACAATCAGAGCAGCAGAGAAAGGCTGTAAATTAGAGACATAGAGCGGATGGCTAAAAAGCCCTCTGATGCCTGAAgaaagggaaatttaaaaaataaatagagagaaaatgaaaagaataaGGCGCTAGAATCACCTCCAAGGGATGGCAGGGGAGAAAAGAAAGGACCCAAGCCACCTCTGacccttttccttcccttcctaAACATAATCCTCCGCTTCCCACCGCACAAAATGACCAGGAATTCAAGTCCATCCTTGAAAGAGAGCGGGGGATTCTCTCTGCCTGTGCCTGTCTGATTCGCTCCCGCTCTGGGCGAGCACTACGACGGCATTAAAAACAGAGCGAGAACTGCGCTTCTTGCTGGTGGGTGCCGAATGCGGCCGCGGGGAGAAGGAGcctggcgggaggggagggggagaagaaagggaaggagggagggaggacggGAGCAGGGCTAAGGAAAAGGGGGATGCAGGGAAGGAGcccggggatgggggaaggaaagggaggaTGCTTTGCCCTGGCCTCACCTCAGCTCGGTGGGTGGGGACGGGCGAGCCCCTcgcctcctgctcctccccagcagcCGCGATGGTCACTAAGGGGCCGGGGTGCGGTGCGGCTCCCCTCACACAGCGCCGGGTCCCCGCCTCCTGCTGCCCGAGCCGCGCTCGCTGGGCTCTGAgggagccgccgccgccgccgccagaCTCTGAGCAGCCGCCACTAGGGGAGGAGGGAGCGCGCCTGCGCCGCCGCCCGGGCTGGGGGACGGGAGGAGGCGGCGGGGCCGCCGGCGGCTCCAGTGCCCGGCGCGGGGGAGTCCGGTCCCAGCCCGGCTACCTGAGAGCGGCGCGGGGCTCGGGCCGCCTCAGTGCGCAGGTGCGGTGAGTATGGAAACCGCGTTACCAAGGGGCGGGGGGCGGCAACACAGCGGCGGGGACACGGGGCCGAGGGGGCAGCCTGGGCCGGGCAGTAGCTGGGCACGGGGGGCGCGGCACAGCGCAGGGCCCTCCTGGGCACCGGGGTCACGTTGCGGAGCAGCAGCTGGGCACGGGGGTCACAGCGCAGGGCAGGGCCCGCTcctgggtgggcacgggggggtcaCAGCGCAGGGCAGGGCCCGCTcctgggtgggcacggggggggtcacagcacagggcagggcccgctcctgggtgggcacggggggggtcacagcacagggcagggcccgctcctgggtgggcacgggggggagtcacagcacagggcagggcccgctcctgggtgggcacggggggggtcaCAGCGCAGGGCAGGGCCCGCTcctgggtgggcacggggggggtcaCAGCGCAGGGCAGGGCCGCTcctgggtgggcacggggggggtcaCAGCGCAGGGCAGGGCCCGCTcctgggtgggcacgggggggtcaCAGCGCAGGGCAGGGCCCGCTcctgggtgggcacgggggggtcaCAGCGCAGGGCAGAGCCCGCTcctgggtgggcacgggggacacagcacagggcagagccagcagctgggcacgggggtggggcagagcagggccaactgctggaaatgggatgCAAGGCACAATGCGGGACAGGGCTGGCTACGGGGCATGGGGGGCGCAGTGCAGAGCCAGCAGCTGGACTcagagggagcccagctcagGTCAAGCAGCTGGACATGTGGTGGGGGAGGACAAGCCAGGGCCAGTAGCTGGGTACGGGGGGCACAGTGCGTGGAAGCAGCTGGACACGGGGGGAGCAGTGTGAGGCAGGGTTGGCAGCTGGGCACCAGGGAGCACTGTGGTGCAGGGCCAGGTACAGGGCAAAGGGGCACTGTGCAGGGCAGGGGTACGGCCAGCAGTTGGACAGTGTGGGGCAGAGACAGCAGGAGCtggacatgggggtgggggcagtgtagGCCAAGGTCAGAAGCTAAGCACGGAGGAAGCCTAGTGCGGGGCAGGGCCAGCCActgggggaggcggggcaggggaggcACAGTGTCAGGTGTGGCCAGAAGCGGGGCATGGGGgcacagggtggggcaggggcagcagctggacatggtgtgggggggaggaggcacagTGCAGGGAGTGGCCAGAAGCAGGGCATGGGGGCACAGGATGGAGCAGGGGCTGTACCTGGACATGTGGGGGGGCACAGTGCACAGCATTGCCAGAAGCAGGGCATGAGGGAACAGGGTGGGACAGGGGCAGTAGCTGTGTACAGGAGGCACAGTGCCAAGCAGGGGCAGTAGTTAGGCACAGTGCTGGACAAGGACAATATGGAGTACAGAGCTTGGACAGCAAGGGAGATGGGGTTCATGGTTCAGGGCAATGCGGTGTGCACAGGACTAAGGCATTAACAGCCGGCCACAGGATGGGGCTCAAGTACAGGGTCTGGATAGCAGTGGGCAGGGTTACCATGGGAATGGAAAAGGTAGCAGCAGGCACAGAGCAAGAAAGACAGGAGTGCTGATGGGGCAGAGTATAGCCCTGGACGATACGGGGTGCAGGACTCCATGGTCAAGGGTGGATCATGCCAGTCTGACACAGAGAGCGCCACAGGTTGCATGAGGCAATCACCTTAGCACATGGATAGGCTGTCTCATTTATTCAGATTTTAGTCTTATACACACACCTAGGGTGCCCAGATGGTATGGGGCATAGCAAATGGTAGCAGGCATAGGAGAGCTGTGATATACAGAGCAGTCATCTTCCTGGGGTTTAATTGTGTGTATGTAAATTAAGCCTGTCTTTCAAGATCCCATAAGTTTTAAGTATAGtaatgggagaggccaggagacCAACACCCAAAAATAAGGCAACTTGTTACTAATGTGTTGTTGATGATTTAATTTGCTGAAATGACACCCCACTTTGCAGGGCCCAAGAGCCACGCTCCAGTCTGAGTCTGGAAAtctgcacagcaatgaaacagccctgcatcCCTAGCCTGAATCGGCTCAGCAcgaaccagctccaggtttttctttgctgtgtagacatactgtctGTGTCTTCTAGCCTTGGAGCAGTTTGTCTATCTTGTTATGTGACTTGTGCAACTCCAGAATTCAAGTCTTACGTATCTCTGCCAAATCCCCACAAGCCCCATTCACACCTTTGTGCCCTGGTCTTATTCCATGACACTTCCTCACATCCTCAGTTTCAGCAGTGATGCCAGACTCACCACACTTTGTGGTCCTTGCAGATGGAACACCTTTCCTGAGCTGGTTCACAAGACTATATTTCTCTGTAAACGACACCCACTTGTGGCCTGGGGTGACCCTGCAGGCaccttcctcagtttccccagcataATGTGGTCACAGTCAGTCTTTAAAATAATATTCTCCTTCTCCTGGGGTCTAATTCAGTATCATTCATCTCCTACAAATATTCCTTTCTGCCCACCCCTCAGGTTTAAAAGTCCTCTGCCTCGGGACTGTGGCTTTAAAGTTCTGGCCTTCCTGAGCAGTGAGTCACCGTTGAAGGCCAGGATCTCACAGTCCTTCCTTCCTGGGGCTGTGTGCAGCAGCTCAGACCCCTCAGATCTAGGCATGGACTAAGTTAGTTACATGACCAAAATCATTTTCCCACCTGGGGAGGCAAATTAGGCCAGCTACCCTGCGTAACTCTCCATATCTACATCTCTCCTGGAGACCCCTCCCCAGCATGATGCCAACGTGAAACTAGCTAATTATATCAAAACACGAGAGAGTCTACTTTGGTTTTTAATGCATGCAGAATGACATGCTGAGTTCAAGTTTAATACTTATGAGTGTAGTCCCTTCATCCTCATTCGCTTTGTTATTCTCATTCCATCTCCTTCAGTCTCATTCCACAAATTCTATCCAGCTATTGTCATTCACTCTCTCTCAATCCATCTTCTATTTTTATTCATGCCATCTCAAACATTCACTCACTTTTTCACATTCTCTCCCAATCTAGTTCCTAATtctctcttcttcttccctgTCTCACATTCtctgtccatctctctctctctcttcgccattattcctcctcctcacccaaaTCAATAACTGCTGTCTCTGTCTCCTCCTCTCAGCCATATACTGCTGTTATCTCCCCATCCAAAAATAATGCAGTGCCTTCAATCCCCAAATCAATGGCTTCTGCTCCTCAGGCCAAGatgggccctgctgctgctgctcacttGGGCAGCAGGAGGCCCTCAGCTTGGGAGGTAGGTAAGGATATCTAGATTTTCATCTCCGCCTTCCTTTTTTCAGGTTTAGGAAGTGGGAGGGTCTGCAGAGGTCTTCACTCCCCTTCAGCCATAGGGGATGGTCACAAGGATCTTCAGTCTCTTCCCACTATTcagggctcagggaaagggggTTGTTTCCAATCTTCTCTTCCTCCCATTCCCAGGCCTGAGGAGATAGTCCTGAGGTCTTCAGTTTCCTTATTCCCAAGTCTGGGAAGGGAAGCTAAGTAGGACTCTTAATTCTGACTTCCCCCTAGCCAAGAGCAGCAGAAGTGACCATGGAAGAGGCAGCAGGAGGAAGAACTCAGAGCTCGCTTGCCAGGAGTCGGTACCAGGAGGAAATGGGAGATCTTGGAGGCAGATGCCATCCTAGCTAGGAAGTTCTACGCACACCATGCCCATGAGCTCTGCAGCTTATGAGGAATCTTGGTCTACATCTGTTAAGGCTGAtttcccactctggcactttgagtgcagaataTGGGCACCTGCAAGgaatctaaaaattaatactggctacTCTATGCTTGtcttaaactcccaaggttaatTAGTGTGAAGGGATGATAATCAACAGAAGGCATTACGTCCTTCCAAACAGGTAAGCTCCATCAACACCAGACAGTCTATTGTGGGATGTTGTAGTtctgctctcctcccctccaACCCCAAAGATAAATCGTGCAAGTGGATTCCTCCCATGTGCTGAGATTGCAgttcagagcacatggcaggagtGGGATGAAAACCTCAAACAAAAGGAACTAAAGAGTTTTTTGCTGCTTGCATTCTGGGTGGCAAGAGATATCCAGCTGTTTAGACTGAGTTAGCTGTAAAGGATATATAGAACTTGTTGGTTATAGaaacttctattaccttttgaaacttaatattgtaactcatttgtgcatCTATGTTTacatgctttaaccttgtaaatagctctcttgttttcttttcctatttaataaaccTTCATACAGTTTATTATATGATTGGCTATAAACGTTGTCTTTTGTGTGAAAgctaaggtgcaattgacctgggataAGTTACTGGTCCTTTGGGGCTGGGAATAACCTGATATTTGCCATGATTCTTGGTCTAAGGGACCATCTTTCACAAAGGTGCACTCACTGGGGTGGCAACATAGAGAATATCCACGGAGACTGCATGTGGtgccatgttaaggctgttacggtgcctgaggagtttactcttgataattggttggtgaCATCTGAGTTTAGAACTTTTCTCTGGGCTTTTCTCTGggcttggatgggtagatgctgccaccacccaagtgcaaaaatccttttgagaacccaggaaggtgcacttgggaattccttcctgtggggtaccttcAAGCCCTTCTAcaccccctccagggaagagctgagaaagaaagcaaaggaaaccagttgttgccaccagctaattaaacaacatgtgcacaaacctcttaggacccaaaattcaatcctgttcttaaaaaaaggtaaattttattaaaaacaaaaagaaagaaaatatattgaaaactcaggctattgctagatttaaaaaccCACTTACAAAAATTCAGCATCAAGAATGACCTTCTTgaagtccagcttaaaggttacaaggaaaacaaaagcatttggggttagcacagaggagtccacaaaccCAGGCACCAATTTCTGCTGGCGCTGATGGGTGCTCGACCGCCCtgcccgcccccattccaaccccttcccctaagTACTCACCCAATTCTGCCCCTATTTCAAccacttccccaaatccccaccccggccctgcctcctcccctgagtgccccgcatccccgctcctccccgctccctcccagagcttgttacACCACGAAACAGCAGTTTCAcagcagcaagcactgggaggagaagctgggaTGCggtacactcaggggaggaggcggaagtgaggtgagttggggcaggggtggggagattggctgccggtgagtgcagagcacccaccaatttttccccatgggtgctccagccccagacaaatacatagctggaatcagtctggctcacctgtctGTCAGTATTGTTAAATAGATATCAGCATTATAATAATGTGTTTAGTCTTTATTGactgcttgtgagttgctgcatgcattaatctcatttaTAACATCAGTATCCCTTACTGTAAGGTGTGGTTTGAGTGGTTGCGTTGTGAGCCTCTGTGCCTGTGTGAATCGTCAGACAGAAGAGATATACATTAATTAGTGTGAAGGGATGATAATCAACAGAAGGCATTACGTCCTTCCAAACAGGTAAGCTCCATCAACACCAGACAGTCTATTGTGGGATGTTGTAGTtctgctctcctcccctccaACCCCAAAGATAAATCGTGCAAGTGGATTCCTCCCATGTGCTGAGATTGCAgttcagagcacatggcaggagtGGGATGAAAACCTCAAACAAAAGGAACTAAAGAGTTTTTTGCTGCTTGCATTCTGAGTGGCAAGAGATATCCAGCTGTTTAGACTGAGTT
Encoded here:
- the LOC127046441 gene encoding uncharacterized protein LOC127046441 isoform X4; translated protein: MVTKGPGCGAAPLTQRRVPASCCPSRARWALREPPPPPPDSEQPPLGEEGARLRRRPGWGTGGGGGAAGGSSARRGGVRSQPGYLRAARGSGRLSAQVRAQEPRSSLSLEICTAMKQPCIPSLNRLSTNQLQVSSINTRQSIVGCCSSALLPSNPKDKSCKWIPPMC
- the LOC127046441 gene encoding uncharacterized protein LOC127046441 isoform X1; the encoded protein is MVTKGPGCGAAPLTQRRVPASCCPSRARWALREPPPPPPDSEQPPLGEEGARLRRRPGWGTGGGGGAAGGSSARRGGVRSQPGYLRAARGSGRLSAQVRAQEPRSSLSLEICTAMKQPCIPSLNRLSTNQLQPRAAEVTMEEAAGGRTQSSLARSRYQEEMGDLGGRCHPS
- the LOC127046441 gene encoding protein SOGA3-like isoform X5, with amino-acid sequence MVTKGPGCGAAPLTQRRVPASCCPSRARWALREPPPPPPDSEQPPLGEEGARLRRRPGWGTGGGGGAAGGSSARRGGVRSQPGYLRAARGSGRLSAQVRAQEPRSSLSLEICTAMKQPCIPSLNRLSTNQLQV
- the LOC127046441 gene encoding uncharacterized protein LOC127046441 isoform X2, which encodes MVTKGPGCGAAPLTQRRVPASCCPSRARWALREPPPPPPDSEQPPLGEEGARLRRRPGWGTGGGGGAAGGSSARRGGVRSQPGYLRAARGSGRLSAQVRAQEPRSSLSLEICTAMKQPCIPSLNRLSTNQLQVSSINTRQSIVGCCSSALLPSNPKDKSCKWIPPMC